A single Buteo buteo unplaced genomic scaffold, bButBut1.hap1.1 HAP1_SCAFFOLD_87, whole genome shotgun sequence DNA region contains:
- the LOC142027918 gene encoding olfactory receptor 14C36-like, giving the protein MSNSSSITQFLLLAFADTRELQLLHFWLFLAIYLAALLANGLVITAVACDLSLYTPMYFFLLNLSLLDLGTISTTVPKAMANSLWDTRAISYAGCAAQFFLFIFLISAEYFILTVMAYDRYVAICKPLHYGTLLGSRACVHMAAAAWGTGFLYAVLHTANTFSLPLCQGNAVDQFFCEIPQILKLTCSGAYLREVGVLVVSVCFAFGCFVFIVLSYGQIFRAVLRIPSEQGRHKAFSTCLPHLAVVSLFLSTGMFADLKPPSISSPTLDLLVAVLYSVVPPALNPLIYSMRNHEIKDALRKLITGYCSEEMNCMLFLHRTHISLQAQHVFWWVFMVILVV; this is encoded by the coding sequence atgtccaacagcagctccatcacccagttcctcctcctggcatttgcagacacgagggagctgcagctcttgcacttctggctcttcctggccatctacctggctgccctcctggccAATGGCCTCGTCATCACCGCTGTAGCCTGTGACCTCAGCCTCTACacacccatgtacttcttcctcctcaacctctccctccttgacCTGGGcaccatctccaccactgtccccaaagCCATGGCCAACTCCCTCTGGGACACCAGGGCCATTTCCTATGCAGGATGTGCTGCACAGTTCTTTCTGTTCATCTTTTTGATCTCAGCAGAGTACTTTATTCTCACAGTCATGGCCTATgaccgctacgttgccatctgcaaacccctgcactacgggaccctcctgggcagcagagcttgtgtccacatggcagcagctgcctggggcactGGTTTCCTctatgctgtgctgcacactgccaatacattttcactacccctctgccaaggcaatgctgtggaccagttcttctgtgagatcccccagatcctcaagctTACCTGCTCAGGTGCCTACCTCCGGGAGGTTGGGGTACTTGTAGTTAGTGTCTGTTTTgcatttgggtgttttgttttcattgtgctgtcctatgggcagatcttcagggctgtgctgaggatcccctctgagcagggacggcacaaagccttttccacctgcctccctcacctCGCCGTGGTCTCCTTGTTTCTAAGCACTGGCATGTTTGCGgacctgaagcccccctccatctcctcgcCAACCCTGGACCTGCTGGTTGCAGTTCTGTACTCAGTGGTGCCTCCAGCCTTGAACcccctcatctacagcatgagaAACCATGAGATCAAGGATGCCCTGAGAAAACTAATCACTGGATactgttcagaagaaatgaaCTGCATGTTGTTTTTGCATAGGACTCATATCTCATTACAAGCCCAGCATGTCTTCTGGTGGGTTTTTATGGTGATTTTGGTGGTTTGA